A stretch of Blastocatellia bacterium DNA encodes these proteins:
- a CDS encoding threonine/serine dehydratase translates to MWETPLVRSYALSEASRADVYLKLENVQFTGSFKLRGAINALSLLARSSPGRNVLTVSAGNHGRAVALAAEIFDLAATIIVPRSAPRTKIEAIARHRVRLILRGENYDEAERHARELAATSDAVFISPYNDREVICGQGTVALEMLEAVPSLDIILVPVGGGGLLAGVALAAKSLNPKIAVYGVQSENSPAMYESLRAGRIVQIVEKESLADGLAGNIEPGSMTFPLVERYADGVILVSEHAIADAIRFLLEHEHLVVEGAGAVAVAALLSRAFERPGARIGVILSGSNIDLEQLLRVAAG, encoded by the coding sequence GTGTGGGAGACGCCGTTGGTTCGCTCGTACGCCCTCTCGGAGGCGAGTCGCGCCGATGTCTATCTCAAGCTGGAAAATGTTCAATTCACCGGTTCTTTCAAACTGCGTGGCGCGATCAACGCCCTGAGCTTGCTGGCACGCTCCTCGCCGGGCCGTAACGTGCTCACCGTGTCGGCGGGAAATCACGGACGCGCGGTTGCTCTGGCGGCGGAGATTTTCGATCTTGCGGCGACGATCATCGTCCCTCGGTCCGCTCCCCGGACGAAAATCGAGGCCATCGCCCGCCATCGTGTGCGTTTGATCCTTCGCGGTGAGAATTACGATGAAGCCGAGCGTCATGCCCGTGAGCTGGCAGCGACGTCCGACGCTGTTTTCATCTCCCCCTACAACGACCGGGAGGTCATCTGCGGTCAGGGAACGGTCGCCCTGGAGATGCTGGAGGCTGTCCCCTCGCTTGACATCATCCTCGTGCCGGTGGGAGGCGGGGGCTTGCTGGCCGGAGTGGCCCTGGCCGCTAAATCTCTCAATCCGAAGATTGCCGTCTACGGCGTGCAGTCGGAGAATTCACCAGCCATGTATGAATCGCTCCGGGCGGGCCGCATCGTCCAGATCGTGGAAAAGGAGTCGCTCGCTGATGGGCTGGCGGGAAACATCGAACCCGGTTCCATGACGTTTCCTCTCGTCGAGCGGTATGCCGACGGAGTCATCCTCGTCAGCGAGCACGCCATTGCCGATGCTATTCGTTTTCTCCTCGAGCACGAACATCTGGTTGTCGAAGGAGCCGGGGCTGTTGCCGTAGCGGCTTTGCTGAGTCGGGCATTTGAACGTCCGGGGGCGCGGATCGGAGTCATTTTGAGTGGAAGCAATATTGATCTGGAACAACTTCTCCGGGTGGCAGCGGGGTGA
- a CDS encoding SDR family oxidoreductase, with the protein MHTRDLFDLTERVAIVTGGAAGIGRQMTDALADMGARLVLAARKLDRCQQVAEELSQRGVTALALRCDVTSPDDVQNLVAETLRTFGRIDILVNNAGVTWGAPAEEMSLADWDKVIRTNVTGTFLCSQAVGQVMIRQRRGKIINIASVAGLFGSPPEIVDAVGYSASKGAIISFTRDLACKWARHNVHVNAIAPGWFPSRMSRWILEHRGERILPHIPLGRFGGEDDLKGAIVFLASDASNYVTGQVLVVDGGISIW; encoded by the coding sequence ATGCATACGCGAGACCTGTTCGATTTGACCGAGCGTGTTGCCATCGTCACCGGTGGAGCTGCCGGAATCGGTCGGCAGATGACCGACGCGCTGGCCGATATGGGAGCGCGCCTCGTGCTAGCCGCCCGCAAACTCGACCGGTGCCAGCAGGTGGCCGAAGAATTGAGTCAGCGCGGAGTGACCGCTCTGGCTCTGCGATGCGATGTCACCAGCCCCGACGACGTCCAGAATCTGGTCGCCGAGACACTGCGAACCTTCGGGCGCATAGACATCCTCGTCAATAATGCGGGTGTCACCTGGGGGGCTCCGGCGGAGGAAATGTCGCTCGCCGACTGGGACAAGGTCATCCGCACCAATGTGACGGGAACGTTCCTGTGCTCGCAGGCAGTTGGTCAGGTGATGATCAGACAGCGGCGCGGCAAGATCATCAACATCGCATCAGTCGCGGGACTCTTCGGATCGCCGCCGGAGATCGTGGATGCCGTGGGCTATAGCGCGAGTAAAGGGGCGATCATCAGCTTCACCCGCGATCTCGCCTGCAAATGGGCCCGCCACAACGTCCACGTCAACGCGATTGCGCCGGGATGGTTCCCCTCGCGCATGAGCCGCTGGATTCTGGAACACCGCGGAGAGCGCATCCTGCCGCATATTCCCCTCGGTCGGTTTGGCGGCGAAGACGATCTCAAAGGGGCTATCGTCTTTCTCGCCTCGGATGCCTCGAACTACGTCACAGGCCAGGTTCTCGTCGTGGATGGCGGAATCTCGATCTGGTGA
- a CDS encoding AarF/ABC1/UbiB kinase family protein has product MEKTLSGAAIAHRVKRLWGADGHRSPQRLKAEGSEESAQLSSGDSTIKVGVKGWLRAAQIIGVLILFAAYIYLDALAAMDREKVRGRIKRLLQRVVRKILAQEALQKEERLRRQAIWLRERLVKLGPTFIKIGQALATRGDLLPVPYLIELAKLQDEVPPFPNAVAARILTEELGAPPDQIFARIEWTPIASASLGQVYHAWLPSGEEVAVKVQRPHLKKAISFDLIILKRIARFLKRYPRLFRGVDWTGVLDEFGLTIFEEMNYIQEGRNADRFRENFRRWKEVYVPKIYWQYTTERVLTMEFIHGWKVTDVEALLRQGITPYKINRLLARTYLKQMLEDGFFHADPHPGNLRVMPDGRLAFFDFGMTGTIDARLQGLMIDAFFHILNRDVAGLVDDLIHLEFLDPQVDPRTIRPVVEDLFREYLGLKLSEVNFKELTYEVAEVVYEYPFKIPVRFTRMIRALMELEGIGIAIDPDFNFIEIARPFAREYLFKRETRHLRDQLLGRLFRGQDGKLSLGKVWYLAKLAVKVYLERLRE; this is encoded by the coding sequence ATGGAGAAAACACTGAGTGGCGCTGCCATCGCACATCGTGTGAAACGGCTCTGGGGGGCTGATGGACATCGTTCTCCTCAGAGGTTGAAGGCGGAGGGATCTGAAGAATCCGCTCAGCTTTCATCGGGCGACTCCACCATCAAGGTCGGGGTGAAGGGATGGCTGCGGGCCGCACAAATCATCGGCGTCCTAATTCTTTTTGCCGCCTACATCTACCTGGACGCACTGGCGGCGATGGACCGAGAGAAAGTGCGGGGGCGGATCAAGCGGTTGCTCCAGCGCGTCGTGAGAAAAATTCTCGCTCAGGAAGCGCTCCAGAAAGAAGAGCGTTTGCGCCGACAGGCCATCTGGCTCCGCGAGCGGTTGGTCAAGCTCGGCCCGACGTTCATCAAAATCGGTCAGGCCCTGGCCACGCGAGGCGATTTGCTCCCGGTCCCTTATCTGATCGAGCTGGCGAAACTCCAGGACGAAGTTCCTCCCTTCCCCAACGCTGTCGCTGCCCGCATCCTGACCGAGGAACTGGGCGCACCACCCGATCAAATCTTCGCGCGGATAGAATGGACACCGATTGCCTCGGCCAGTCTCGGTCAGGTCTATCACGCCTGGCTCCCATCGGGTGAGGAAGTCGCCGTCAAAGTCCAGCGGCCTCACCTGAAGAAAGCGATCAGCTTCGACCTCATCATCCTCAAACGCATTGCCCGATTCCTCAAACGCTATCCCCGGCTCTTTCGCGGCGTGGATTGGACTGGCGTCCTCGATGAATTCGGCCTGACCATTTTTGAGGAGATGAATTACATCCAGGAGGGGCGCAATGCCGATCGCTTCCGCGAAAACTTTCGCCGGTGGAAAGAGGTCTATGTGCCGAAGATTTACTGGCAATATACGACCGAGCGCGTTCTCACGATGGAGTTCATTCACGGATGGAAGGTGACCGATGTCGAGGCGCTCCTTCGCCAGGGGATCACTCCTTACAAGATCAACCGGCTCCTGGCCCGAACCTATCTCAAGCAAATGCTCGAGGACGGATTCTTCCACGCCGATCCACACCCGGGAAATCTTCGCGTGATGCCCGACGGGCGGCTCGCCTTCTTCGACTTCGGCATGACGGGAACGATTGATGCACGGCTTCAAGGGCTGATGATTGACGCCTTCTTCCATATCCTCAACCGGGATGTCGCCGGCCTGGTTGACGATCTCATCCACCTGGAATTTCTCGATCCCCAGGTTGATCCCCGAACGATCCGTCCGGTCGTGGAAGACCTTTTCCGCGAATACCTGGGTTTGAAGTTGAGCGAGGTGAACTTCAAAGAGTTGACCTACGAGGTCGCCGAAGTCGTCTACGAATATCCCTTCAAGATTCCCGTGCGTTTCACCCGGATGATACGGGCGCTGATGGAACTCGAGGGGATCGGCATTGCGATTGATCCCGACTTCAACTTCATCGAGATCGCACGACCGTTTGCCCGCGAATACCTCTTCAAGCGCGAGACGCGCCATCTGAGAGATCAGCTTCTCGGCCGATTGTTTCGCGGCCAGGATGGCAAGCTCTCCTTGGGCAAGGTCTGGTATCTGGCCAAGCTGGCCGTGAAAGTTTATCTCGAGCGCCTCCGCGAGTGA
- a CDS encoding zinc-binding dehydrogenase, which produces MRCLRKEALDRDGLILRDVAEPELRHGEVKIKVLAASVCGTDKSIYTSTRHRAIVEEMIRYTGRVDHYTPIIVGHEFCGIVEDVSDDPAELHTPGLTRELVVEKGDYVTAEMHIPCGHCLLCRTGSEHICLNVRVKGVHLDGCFAEYVVVPRRNVILLGKQGDLSQVPPRIAAFLDAFGNAVHTVETAHVSGKTVAILGLGPLGLMATALARIYGAARIFVTEVVDTEHRFALAREFGADGCFDTARSSEELYQMIRDSEKAAGGVDVVLEMSGAPSAYRDAFEIVRNGGTVVLLGIPRESVDFDFANYVVWKGVTIKGVFGRRMFQTWETMLKLLRNDIGGLKEKLGRLVWPRSFTLDEYEAAFETLLSGQAEKLIFTPNPRDFSG; this is translated from the coding sequence ATGCGCTGCTTGCGAAAGGAAGCCCTGGATCGTGATGGATTGATCCTTCGCGACGTCGCCGAACCTGAATTGCGTCACGGAGAGGTGAAGATCAAAGTCCTGGCGGCTTCCGTGTGCGGGACCGACAAAAGCATTTATACCAGTACCCGTCATCGAGCCATCGTCGAGGAAATGATCCGCTATACTGGGCGGGTGGACCATTACACTCCCATTATCGTCGGACACGAATTCTGCGGCATTGTCGAAGACGTCAGTGATGATCCTGCCGAGCTGCACACACCGGGGCTCACACGGGAACTTGTCGTGGAAAAGGGCGATTATGTGACGGCCGAGATGCACATCCCCTGCGGTCACTGCCTGCTGTGTCGGACGGGAAGTGAGCACATTTGTCTCAATGTGAGGGTGAAGGGCGTACATCTCGATGGCTGTTTCGCCGAATACGTGGTTGTTCCCCGACGTAACGTCATTCTTCTGGGCAAGCAGGGGGACCTGTCGCAGGTCCCTCCTCGGATCGCGGCCTTTCTCGATGCCTTTGGTAATGCGGTGCACACTGTGGAAACGGCCCACGTCAGCGGGAAGACTGTTGCCATTCTCGGCCTGGGGCCGCTGGGCCTCATGGCGACGGCACTGGCGAGAATCTATGGAGCGGCGCGGATCTTTGTCACCGAGGTCGTTGATACGGAGCACCGCTTCGCCCTGGCCCGCGAGTTCGGCGCTGATGGATGTTTCGATACCGCCCGCTCCTCCGAAGAGCTGTACCAAATGATCCGCGACTCGGAAAAAGCAGCCGGCGGAGTGGATGTGGTCCTGGAGATGTCGGGCGCTCCCTCGGCCTATCGCGATGCGTTCGAGATTGTGCGCAACGGGGGAACAGTCGTTCTGCTCGGAATTCCTCGTGAGTCGGTTGACTTTGACTTCGCCAATTATGTCGTCTGGAAGGGAGTCACCATCAAAGGCGTCTTTGGCCGGCGGATGTTCCAGACCTGGGAGACCATGCTCAAGCTCTTGCGCAACGATATCGGTGGACTCAAGGAGAAGCTCGGTCGGCTCGTCTGGCCCCGGAGTTTCACCCTCGACGAATATGAAGCCGCGTTTGAGACGCTGCTCTCAGGTCAGGCGGAGAAGCTCATCTTCACGCCCAATCCCCGGGATTTTTCCGGCTGA
- a CDS encoding glycine C-acetyltransferase, with translation MVTIEELYRLMARDVETLKETKTYKFEVPLESEQAGVVRVNGREVIMLASNNYLGLANHPKVKEAAARGLREYGFGLASVRFICGTQKIHRELEEKIAAFVGCEDAILHSSCFTANEAFFSGLLANDFGFRDYRDVIYSDQLNHASIIDGVRLCRIIAKSTESKVYAHRKTDELRQMLEADQAEGYRIKIIATDGVFSMEGDLAPLPELVALARRFQALLMVDDSHATGVLGARGRGTHEELGVFGQIDVITGTFGKALGGACGGFIAGKRELIDLLRQRSRPYTFSNTMPPSVVCGSIAALDLLMSDTSLIDQLRENTAYFRREIANLGYTILEGHHPIVPIMLGEAALAMDMSVALLDEGVYIKGLWYPVVPRGEARLRAQISAAHTREHLDRALEAFERVGRRFGITH, from the coding sequence ATGGTGACGATTGAAGAACTCTATCGCCTCATGGCCCGCGACGTTGAGACGCTGAAGGAGACTAAAACCTACAAATTTGAAGTTCCTCTGGAGAGCGAGCAAGCGGGGGTGGTGCGCGTCAACGGCCGGGAAGTCATCATGCTGGCCTCGAATAATTATCTCGGCCTGGCGAATCACCCAAAGGTCAAAGAGGCGGCCGCACGCGGTTTGCGCGAATACGGGTTCGGGCTCGCCTCGGTCCGATTCATCTGCGGGACTCAGAAGATTCATCGGGAGCTGGAGGAAAAGATCGCCGCTTTCGTCGGCTGTGAGGACGCGATTTTGCACTCGTCCTGCTTCACGGCCAACGAAGCCTTCTTTTCGGGTCTTCTCGCCAACGATTTCGGATTTCGTGACTACCGGGATGTGATCTATAGCGATCAGCTCAATCACGCCAGCATCATTGATGGGGTGCGCCTCTGTCGCATCATCGCTAAATCAACCGAGTCGAAAGTCTATGCTCATCGAAAGACCGATGAGTTGCGCCAGATGCTGGAAGCCGATCAGGCCGAGGGCTACCGGATCAAAATCATCGCCACTGATGGAGTGTTCTCGATGGAAGGGGACCTGGCTCCACTGCCGGAGCTGGTGGCGTTGGCGCGGCGTTTCCAGGCTCTTCTGATGGTGGACGACTCTCACGCCACTGGCGTGCTGGGGGCGCGAGGGCGGGGGACTCATGAGGAACTCGGCGTATTCGGCCAGATTGATGTGATCACCGGAACCTTCGGCAAGGCGCTCGGCGGAGCCTGTGGAGGATTCATCGCGGGAAAGCGAGAGCTGATTGATTTGCTTCGACAGAGGTCTCGACCCTATACGTTCTCCAATACGATGCCGCCAAGCGTCGTCTGCGGATCAATCGCGGCCCTCGACCTGCTCATGTCGGATACGTCGCTCATTGACCAGCTCCGGGAAAACACCGCCTATTTCCGGCGCGAGATCGCGAACCTCGGATACACGATCCTCGAAGGCCATCATCCGATCGTTCCCATCATGCTCGGAGAGGCCGCGCTCGCCATGGACATGAGCGTGGCGTTGCTCGACGAAGGCGTCTACATCAAGGGACTGTGGTACCCGGTCGTTCCCAGAGGCGAAGCGCGATTGCGAGCACAGATTTCGGCGGCTCACACGCGCGAGCATCTCGATCGGGCGCTGGAAGCCTTTGAGCGGGTGGGGCGCCGATTCGGCATCACACACTAG